GGTAAAATTGATATTGAAGAGTTGAAAAATGGAAAAATAAATATTATAATAAAAGAAATCCCATATCAACTTAATAAATCTACTCTTATTGAGAGAATTGCTGATCTAGTAAAGGATAAAAAGATAGTTGGTATATCAGATCTTAGAGATGAGTCAGATAGAGATGGTATCAGAGTTGTTATTGAGTTAAAGAAAGGTGAGGAGCCTGAATTAATTCTAAATAAACTTTACAAATACACAGAGTTGCAAAATACATTCGGTATAATTATGCTGGCTCTTGTAAACAATACTCCAAAGGTATTGAACTTAAAACAGATCATTGAAGAGTATATCAAACATAGATTTGAAGTTATCACAAGAAGAACTAAGTTCAACTTAGAAAAAGCAGAGAAGAGAGCACACATATTACAAGGTTATAGAATTGCTCTTAATAATATAGATAGAATTATTGAATTGGTTAGAGGTGCCTCTGATGGTAACCAAGCTAGAGAACAACTAGTAGAAAAATATGGTTTTACAGATGTACAAGCTAGAGCCATACTTGATATGAAGCTACAAAGATTAACTGGATTAGAGAGAGATAAGGTTGAGGCTGAATATCAAGAGATTGAAAAATATATTGCTGAATTGAGAGATATTTTAGCTAATGATTCAAGAATATATGAGATTATGAAAACTGAACTTCAAGAGTTAAAAGATAAATACAATGATGAGAGAAGAACTGTCATTGAAAAAGAGAGAAAAGAGATAACTCAAGAGGATCTTATCAAAGATGAGGCTGTAATACTTACATTCACTAATAAAGGTTATGTTAAGAGAATGGAGTTAAGCAAGTACAAAGCTCAAAGAAGAGGTGGAAAGGGAGTAGCTAGTCAAAATACTGTTGAAGATGACTTTGTAGAGAATATTGAGTCAGCTAACAACCTAGATACACTTTTAATCTTTACAAACCAGGGAAGAGTACACAATATAAAAGTGTATGAGATTCCTGAGACATCTAAACAATCTAGAGGTAGATTGATAGGTAATATCATCAAGCTTAGAGATGATGAGAAAATTAGAGCTATCATCAAGACTAGAGATTTCTCTAATGAGAACGAGGTTATCTTCGTAACTAAAGATGGAATTGTTAAAAAGACTAACCTAAGCGAATTTAAAAATATAAATGTTTCTGGTTTAAAAGCTATTAAATTAAAAGATGACGACGACATAATATATGTTGGACTTATTGAAAATATAGATAAAGAGGAGCTATTAATAGCTACTCAAAATGGTTACTCTATCAGATTCTCTTGTGAACAAGTAAGACATACTGGTAGAGATACTATGGGAGTAAAAGGGTTAACTCTTAGAGACAATGATACAGTTGTTTCTGCTCTACTTATAAAAGATGCTGAAAATAGCAGTATCTTAACTATCACAGAGAACGGTTATGGTAAGAGAAGTAAGATATATGAGTATCCAGCACAATCTAGAACTGGTAAGGGAGTTATCAATTTAAGATGTAATCCTAAGACTGGTGCTGTTGTATCTGTCCTTTCTGTTACACAAGGTGAGCAGTTAATGGCTATCACATCTTCTGGAGTAGTTATAAGAATAGCTGTAGAGGATATTGTCCTATATGGTAGAGCTACTCAAGGTGTAATCATTATGAAGGTCAATGGAAAAGATGAAAAAGTTGTTTCTATTACTAGAGTTAAGTCTGAAGATGCTGATGATGAATTAGATAAAATCGAAGCAGTTAGTACAGTTTCAAGTGAGGTTATAACTACTGAGGAAAATCAACCTTCTGAAGAGGAAGAGATGATAGAGGAAACAGTGGAATAATTATATTTAATCAACTTACATTTTAAATGGGGTGATATCTATGAAAAGAGCATTAGTTTTATTTGGAAATGAAATTGAAAGAGAAAATTTAATTGACAGTGCAGTTTATTTGGAAAAAGAGTTTGGCTTTAAAATCTATCCCCTTTACATCAAAGATATGTCAAGAGAGAAGCTATTAACTACAACAGATGGTTTTATGATGGCTGGTAGAGCTCCTGTTATATCTCAAGGTTGGGACGAGGTTGAAAAAGGTGAAATCGAAAGTATCAAAAAACTACTGAAAGAAAAAGGGGTTGCTTCTGAACTTGTAATAGATATTGGGCTTGTACCTGAAATTGTCACAGAACATATGAAAAGATGTGATATTCTTATTATGGGAAAAAATGATATTTTAAATGAAAATGAGGTAAGTATATTAAAAGGAAATTACAAATCAATATTCTTGATTGGTGAAAAACCTCTATCTCATATGAATAACATAGTTATAGCTAACGACAATGGTGTCAAAATCAACAGAAGTTGCTATCACTTTATAAATATCTTCCCACACATCAATGAGTTCTCATCTTTTGCTATTAATAAAGAGATTGAGGAAAATATATTGATTGAATATCTAGAGGAACACAATAAAAAAATTAAACATGAAGAGTTAGTAACAAATAATTTTGAAGAGATTTTGAAAAAAGTAGATGGTGCTGACTTACTAATTATGGGAAATCTAAGTAGAAGTTATTTCTTTGAAAAGATAATAGGTAAAAATGGTATTAAATTATTAGAAAAAGGAAAGGCTCCTATATTTATAGGATAAGAGTTAAAAATGAAAGTTTTAATAATTTCGGATTCACACAAAAGATTAAATACATTGATTAATATTTATAAAAAAGAGCAACCAGATGTTGTTATCTGTGCTGGAGATCATAGTACTGACGGGGAGGAGCTTTCCTATCTGTACCCTGACTCTAAATACTATATAGTTCGGGGAAATTGTGATATTTTCGACAGAAGATATGAAGATGAAGTGATAATTGAGCTAGAAGGATCTAAGATCCTTCTGGCTCATGGTCACGAATATGGAGTAAAATTCTCCTATGATTCTATCGAGGAGAGAGGAAAAAGATTAAATTGTAATATTGTTATTTTTGGTCATACTCACATCCCATATATTTCAAAAAAAGATGGTATTATATTATTTAACCCAGGTGCTGTATATGACAATGAATATGGAATTTTAAATATTACTGAAAAAGATATTGAATTTTTTCATAAAAGTATATAAAATTTTTAAATATAAAAGCCTTTTAAACTAGGGAGGAAAAATGAAAGAAAAGGTAGCACAACTTAAAGAAACTGCTAATCTTAGCATAGAAAAAGCAGAATCTTTACTAGAATTAGAAGAAATTAGAGTAAAATTACTTGGGAAAAAAGGGGAGTTAACTGAAATTTCAAAAGGGATGAAAAATCTTACTCCTGAGGAGAGACCAATAGTTGGACAATTAGTTAATGAGTTGAGAGAGTTTATCAACTCTAAATTAGAGTCTAAAAATATGGAATTGAAAGAAAAAGAGAAAAATCAAAGATTAGCTGAAGAGGTTATTGATATAACTCTTCCTGGAAAAAGAAATGTATTAGGAACTACACACCCAATAACTGATACTATGAATTTTATGAAAAATATATTCATAGATATGGGATTTGATGTAGCTGATGGACCTGAAGTGGAGTATGTAAAATACAATTTTGATGCATTAAATATTCCTGAAACTCATCCTTCAAGAGATATTACTGATACATTCTATATCAATGATGATGTTGTTTTAAGAACTCAAACTTCACCAGTTCAAGTTAGATACATGCTTGAGCATAAACCACCATTTAGAATGATCTGTCCTGGTAAGGTTTATAGACCTGACTACGATATATCTCATACACCTATGTTCCATCAAATGGAAGGTTTAATGATTGGTGAAAACATTTCATTTGCTAACTTTAAAGCTATTTTAACTGAGTCATTAAAGAAAATGTTTGGAGATACTGAAGTTAGATTTAGACCTCACTTCTTCCCATTCACAGAGCCTTCTGCTGAGGTAGATATACAGTGTGCTGTATGTAAAGGTAAAGGTTGTAGAATGTGTAAAGATAGTGGTTGGGTAGAGATAATGGGTTGTGGAATGGTTGACCCTGAGGTTCTAAAAGCTGTTGGTTATGATCCAGAAGAGGTAAGTGGATTTGCCTTTGGTATGGGTATAGAGAGAGTGGCAATGTTAAGACGTGGAATAAATGACTTAAGAGCTTTCTTTGAAAATGATGTAAGATTTTTAAAACAATTTAAGTAATTCTGGAGGAGAGTAATGTTAATTTCTTTAGACTGGTTAAAACAGTATGTTGATATAAAAGAAGATTTAAAAGAATTAGATAACGCTTTGACTATGATAGGGCAAGAGGTTGAGGCTATCGAAATTCAAGGTAAAGATCTTGACAATGTAGTTATAGGACACATTGTAGAGTATGGAAAACACCCTAACTCTGACAAGTTAACTCTTGTTAAAGTAGATGTTGGAAATGAAGAGGTTTTACAAATAGTTTGTGGAGCTCCAAACCATAAATTAGGAGATAAGGTTGTTGTAGCTAAAATTGGTGCTGTACTTCCTGGAGATTTCAAAATTAAAAAGAGTAAAATTAGAGATGTAGAATCTTATGGTATGCTATGCTCTCAAGTTGAACTTGGTATTGGAGAAGATGGAGATGGAATTATAATCCTTCCTGAAGATGCACCTATTGGAGAAGAGTATAGAAAATATATGGGTCTAGATGACGTTATTTTTGAACTTGAAATAACTCCTAACAGACCAGATTGCCTATCTCATATAGGTATAGCTAGAGAGATAGCTGCTTACTATGGTAGAAAGGTAAAATACCCTTCTGTAACTTATACAGAGGCTATTGATCCTACTACAACTGTTGCTAAAGTTACTATCGAAGATAAAGAAAGATGTAAGAGATATATGGGAAGAGTTATCAGAAACGTTACTGTTGGTGAATCTCCTGAATGGCTTAAGAAAAGAATTAGAGCTATGGGATTAAAACCTATCAACAATATAGTTGATATTACTAACTTTGTAATGTTTGAATATAATCAACCTATGCACGCTTTTGACCTAGATAAAGTAGCTAATGGAAGTATTACAGTTAGAGCTGCTAAAGAGGGTGAAAAAATAGTAACTCTTGATGGTGTTGAAAGAGAATTAAATGGAGAATTAGTTATAGCTGATGATGAAAAAGTTACTGCTATTGCTGGAATTATTGGTGGAGTTGGAACTGAAATCACTTCAGAAACTAAAAATGTATTCTTAGAAGTAGCATACTTCACTCCTGAAAATATTAGAAAAACAGGAAGAAAACTTGGAATCTCTACTGATTCATCTTATAGAAATGAGAGAGGAACTGATATAGAGAATATTCCTGATTCTAGTGAGAGAGCAGCTGCTCTTATTGCTGAATTAGCTGGTGGAGAGATCCTAGATGGAGCTATTGATAGATATGTTGAAAAGCCACAAAAATATGAGATCCCACTAAGCTTACAAAAATTAAATAAATTCATAGGAAAAGAGCTTTCTCCTGAGATTGTTGGAAAGATCTTAAGTAACTTAGGACTTGGAATTAAGACACTTTCTCAAGATACTCTAGTTATCACTCCACCTACATATAGAGGAGATCTAACTAGAACTGCTGATATCTATGAAGAAGTTATTAGAATGTATGGATTTGAAAATATTGAAGCTGTTATGCCAATTGAAAATATACAAGCTGGTAAAAAAGCTCCAAATATTGATTTGATAGATAATACAAAGGAAATTTTAAGAGAGATCGGACTTCAAGAGGTTATAAACTACTCTTTTATTCCTAAAAATGTAGTGGATATACTTAATATAAAAGATAGGGTTATCGAGATCAAAAACCCATTAAGTGAAGATATGTCTATACTTAGACCTACTCTAATGTGGAGTTTACTTGCTAACATAAGAGATAATATCAATAGAAATCAATTTGATCTTAGATTATGTGAGGTTTCTAGAGTATTTACTCCAGCTGAAGAGTTAGCTGATGAAGATCTTAGAATCTGTATTGGACTTTCTGGTAGACCTGAGAGAACTCTATGGAATCCAAAACCAGAAGCTTATGATTTCTACACTCTTAAAGGTTATGTAGAGAAGCTTATGGAGTACCTAGGTATAGCTAGATACAAACTTGAAAGAAGCAGTAACTGTAATTTCCATCCAGGAAGAAGTGCAGAGATTAAGATAGGTAATGACACTATTGGAATCTTTGGAGAGATACATCCTGATGTTCAAGAGAAGATGGAGATAAAGAGAGAGAGAGTATATATAGCTGAATTAGACCTTACTAAATGTACAAAATATATGAAAGGTCAAGCTAAATATGAGAAGATTGTCAAGTATCCAGAAGTTACTAGAGACCTTGCAATTGTTCTTTCTAAAGATGTACTTGTTGGTAATATGGTAGAAAACTTAAAAAGAGTATCTCCTATTATTGAAAACATCAATATTTTTGACGTTTATGAGGGAGAGAGAATAGACGCAGATAAAAAATCTGTAGCTCTTAGTATCGTACTTAGAAATAAAGAAAAAACTCTTGATGAAAAAGAGATAAGTACTGCAATCGAAAAAATACTTACAACTATCTCAAAAGATTATAAAGGTGAGATCAGACAAGCATAAATTAACAAAGTGAAAAAAGCTTGAAAAGGAGTTTTTCTAGCTTTCTTCACTTTTTTTTAAATGGTTAACAAAAATTTTATATACTTAAGGAGGTTAGAATGGATAGTTTAAAGGAGTTGTTTAAGATAGGAAATGGACCTTCAAGTTCTCATACAATGGGTCCAGAGAGAGCAGCTAAAAAATTTAAAGCAAAAAATCCAAATGCCACAAAATTTGAAGTTGAACTATATGGTTCTCTAGCACTTACTGGTAAAGGACATCTTACTGACTGGATAATAATTGAGACTATGAAACCTATTCCTACTGATATAGTTTGGAAACCTGAAATTGTTCATAGATACCATACTAATGGAATGCTTTTTAAAGCATTTGACAAAGATAATAAGCAGATAGATGAATGGTTGGTATTCTCTGTTGGTGGTGGAACTATAATGGAGCATTACCAAGAGAGAAAAGGAGCTCTATCTGTGTATACTTTAAATACTATGAAAGACATTCAACAGTGGTGTGAAGAGAATCAAAAAGAGTATTGGGAGTATGTAGTAGAGTGTGAAGGAGAGGAGATTTTTCCATTCCTAAAAGAGATTTGGGAGGCTATGAAAGCTGCGGTTGAAAAGGGAATCTCTACAACTGGTATCCTTCCAGGAAGTTTAAAATACCCTAGAAAAGCTTCTAACTTCTATAGAAAGGCTAGAAATAATCACAGTAGAGGTGGTTTCTTAGGTAGAATATTTGCCTATACACTTGCTGTTTCAGAGGAAAATGGAGCTGGAGGAAGAGTTGTTACTGCTCCTACTTGTGGTGCTTGTGGAGTTAT
This portion of the Fusobacterium sp. SYSU M8D902 genome encodes:
- a CDS encoding L-serine ammonia-lyase, which gives rise to MDSLKELFKIGNGPSSSHTMGPERAAKKFKAKNPNATKFEVELYGSLALTGKGHLTDWIIIETMKPIPTDIVWKPEIVHRYHTNGMLFKAFDKDNKQIDEWLVFSVGGGTIMEHYQERKGALSVYTLNTMKDIQQWCEENQKEYWEYVVECEGEEIFPFLKEIWEAMKAAVEKGISTTGILPGSLKYPRKASNFYRKARNNHSRGGFLGRIFAYTLAVSEENGAGGRVVTAPTCGACGVIPGLLYAMREEYDLSEDEILRSLAVAGLIGNLIKENATISGAEGGCQAEIGSACSMAAAMACFLLGGSLAQIEYAAEMALEHHLGLTCDPVGGYVQVPCIERNAAASARALDAAAYSLYTDGKHKVTFDQVVRTMGETGKDLKQEYRETSLGGLAKFTFNAEC
- the pheS gene encoding phenylalanine--tRNA ligase subunit alpha; protein product: MKEKVAQLKETANLSIEKAESLLELEEIRVKLLGKKGELTEISKGMKNLTPEERPIVGQLVNELREFINSKLESKNMELKEKEKNQRLAEEVIDITLPGKRNVLGTTHPITDTMNFMKNIFIDMGFDVADGPEVEYVKYNFDALNIPETHPSRDITDTFYINDDVVLRTQTSPVQVRYMLEHKPPFRMICPGKVYRPDYDISHTPMFHQMEGLMIGENISFANFKAILTESLKKMFGDTEVRFRPHFFPFTEPSAEVDIQCAVCKGKGCRMCKDSGWVEIMGCGMVDPEVLKAVGYDPEEVSGFAFGMGIERVAMLRRGINDLRAFFENDVRFLKQFK
- the pheT gene encoding phenylalanine--tRNA ligase subunit beta; its protein translation is MLISLDWLKQYVDIKEDLKELDNALTMIGQEVEAIEIQGKDLDNVVIGHIVEYGKHPNSDKLTLVKVDVGNEEVLQIVCGAPNHKLGDKVVVAKIGAVLPGDFKIKKSKIRDVESYGMLCSQVELGIGEDGDGIIILPEDAPIGEEYRKYMGLDDVIFELEITPNRPDCLSHIGIAREIAAYYGRKVKYPSVTYTEAIDPTTTVAKVTIEDKERCKRYMGRVIRNVTVGESPEWLKKRIRAMGLKPINNIVDITNFVMFEYNQPMHAFDLDKVANGSITVRAAKEGEKIVTLDGVERELNGELVIADDEKVTAIAGIIGGVGTEITSETKNVFLEVAYFTPENIRKTGRKLGISTDSSYRNERGTDIENIPDSSERAAALIAELAGGEILDGAIDRYVEKPQKYEIPLSLQKLNKFIGKELSPEIVGKILSNLGLGIKTLSQDTLVITPPTYRGDLTRTADIYEEVIRMYGFENIEAVMPIENIQAGKKAPNIDLIDNTKEILREIGLQEVINYSFIPKNVVDILNIKDRVIEIKNPLSEDMSILRPTLMWSLLANIRDNINRNQFDLRLCEVSRVFTPAEELADEDLRICIGLSGRPERTLWNPKPEAYDFYTLKGYVEKLMEYLGIARYKLERSSNCNFHPGRSAEIKIGNDTIGIFGEIHPDVQEKMEIKRERVYIAELDLTKCTKYMKGQAKYEKIVKYPEVTRDLAIVLSKDVLVGNMVENLKRVSPIIENINIFDVYEGERIDADKKSVALSIVLRNKEKTLDEKEISTAIEKILTTISKDYKGEIRQA
- the gyrA gene encoding DNA gyrase subunit A: MSNINNRYIEDEMKESYLDYSMSVIVSRALPDVRDGMKPVHRRILFAMNELGMSFDKPYKKSARIVGEVLGKYHPHGDSAVYGTMVRMAQDFNYRYPLISGHGNFGSIDGDSAAAMRYTEARMAKISNELLEDIDKNTIDFRKNFDDSLDEPTVLPAKLPNLLLNGATGIAVGMATNIPPHNLGEVVDGTLALIENPDLTPLDLMEYIKGPDFPTGAIIDGDKGIKDAYMTGRGKVRVRGKIDIEELKNGKINIIIKEIPYQLNKSTLIERIADLVKDKKIVGISDLRDESDRDGIRVVIELKKGEEPELILNKLYKYTELQNTFGIIMLALVNNTPKVLNLKQIIEEYIKHRFEVITRRTKFNLEKAEKRAHILQGYRIALNNIDRIIELVRGASDGNQAREQLVEKYGFTDVQARAILDMKLQRLTGLERDKVEAEYQEIEKYIAELRDILANDSRIYEIMKTELQELKDKYNDERRTVIEKERKEITQEDLIKDEAVILTFTNKGYVKRMELSKYKAQRRGGKGVASQNTVEDDFVENIESANNLDTLLIFTNQGRVHNIKVYEIPETSKQSRGRLIGNIIKLRDDEKIRAIIKTRDFSNENEVIFVTKDGIVKKTNLSEFKNINVSGLKAIKLKDDDDIIYVGLIENIDKEELLIATQNGYSIRFSCEQVRHTGRDTMGVKGLTLRDNDTVVSALLIKDAENSSILTITENGYGKRSKIYEYPAQSRTGKGVINLRCNPKTGAVVSVLSVTQGEQLMAITSSGVVIRIAVEDIVLYGRATQGVIIMKVNGKDEKVVSITRVKSEDADDELDKIEAVSTVSSEVITTEENQPSEEEEMIEETVE
- a CDS encoding metallophosphoesterase translates to MKVLIISDSHKRLNTLINIYKKEQPDVVICAGDHSTDGEELSYLYPDSKYYIVRGNCDIFDRRYEDEVIIELEGSKILLAHGHEYGVKFSYDSIEERGKRLNCNIVIFGHTHIPYISKKDGIILFNPGAVYDNEYGILNITEKDIEFFHKSI